A DNA window from Setaria viridis chromosome 2, Setaria_viridis_v4.0, whole genome shotgun sequence contains the following coding sequences:
- the LOC117845495 gene encoding basic helix-loop-helix protein A, whose protein sequence is MAAAAAEGGEAVAVQKVLQAVAEGTGWTYAALWRLCTRQGALVWAEGHYNGAIKTRKTTVAPGGGGEEEEEEEGTAARRRRSRQLRELYDSLAAGAEADGGGGGGGGGSGSGREDGAVVARRSSAALAPEDLSETEWFYLMCGSYCFPPGLGLPGEAFARRGHVWLCGANKVNSKVFSRAILARSAGIQTVACIPVNEDGVLEIGTTEKVDEDIGLIEYARSIFMDQHGIPIMPTLSGHSTSTPSTHINHQPSQIKIEKYIGGRNVRPNNLNPEEEHIETEDDNHMIDSETNTENDSCRHLPLGNVGNGQAGPNARSSDEPMQIETSESLRDGCTNHVDEEIPMLMVCQNGDHPEQDELGSWHFLYEDLMNNKCLQSSAAQDPAVLAENAHYIEAVLTILRHNACRQAQAAASNTRTYDLAISKNSPFSRWNPNKGTSDLQRMLISEGTPQRMLKSILFTSAPTRCSSHQRHRGEATQSPEEPAGRDDGDGTGRSRRGQGQAQAELSASHVLKERQRREKLNERFIILRSLVPFVTKMDRASILGDTIEYVKQLRRRIQDLESSRASKEKRAQSTSSATMAEAWSKVRAVEASSSCSTSGGGGGAGRPASVASTEVQVSIIESDALVELRCPRRDGLLLRVMQALHRELGLEVTSVQASSAGDVLLVELRAKVKEVHGGRSTINEVKRTIHLIISSSG, encoded by the exons atggcggcggcggcggcggagggcggtgaGGCCGTGGCGGTGCAGAAGGTGCtgcaggcggtggcggagggcaCGGGGTGGACGTACGCCGCCCTCTGGCGCCTGTGCACGCGCCAGGGGGCGCTGGTGTGGGCGGAGGGGCACTACAACGGCGCCATCAAGACGCGCAAGACCACcgtggcgccgggcggcggtggcgaggaggaggaagaggaggaggggacggcggcgcggcggcggcgcagccggcAGCTGCGGGAGCTCTACGACtcgctggcggcgggggcggaggccgacggtggaggaggaggaggaggtggcggaagcggcagcggcagggagGACGGCGCCGTCGTGGCTCGCCGGTCGAGCGCCGCGCTGGCGCCGGAGGACCTCTCGGAGACGGAGTGGTTCTACCTCATGTGCGGCTCCTACTGCTTCCCTCCGGGCCTCGG GTTGCCTGGGGAGGCATTTGCAAGGAGAGGTCATGTGTGGCTCTGTGGGGCAAACAAAGTTAACAGCAAAGTGTTTTCAAGGGCAATCCTTGCCAGG AGTGCAGGTATCCAG ACAGTCGCATGCATTCCAGTTAATGAGGATGGTGTCCTGGAAATTGGAACTACAGAGAAG GTAGATGAAGACATTGGTTTAATTGAGTATGCTAGGAGCATCTTCATGGATCAACATGGCATTCCCATAATGCCTACCCTCTCAGGGCATTCAACTTCCACCCCATCCACACACATCAATCATCAGCCATCccaaataaaaatagaaaaatacattGGCGGCAGAAATGTACGGCCTAATAATCTCAATCCAGAAGAGGAGCACATTGAAACGGAAGATGACAACCACATGATTGATTCAGAAACCAATACTGAAAATGATTCATGCCGGCATCTGCCGCTGGGCAATGTGGGCAATGGTCAGGCAGGGCCCAATGCACGGAGCAGTGATGAACCGATGCAGATTGAGACGTCGGAAAGCTTAAGGGATGGTTGCACAAACCACGTGGATGAAGAGATCCCAATGCTCATGGTTTGCCAGAACGGTGATCATCCAGAACAGGATGAATTAGGTTCATGGCATTTTCTCTATGAAGACCTAATGAACAATAAATGCCTACAATCCTCAG CGGCACAAGACCCAGCAGTACTAGCCGAAAACGCGCACTACATCGAAGCAGTCCTGACAATCTTACGGCACAACGCGTGCCGGCAAGCGCAAGCAGCGGCCTCGAACACCAGAACCTACGACCTGGCGATATCCAAGAACTCACCATTCTCAAGATGGAACCCTAATAAAGGAACCAGCGATCTTCAGAGGATGCTGATCTCTGAAGGCACCCCACAGAGAATGCTCAAGAGCATCCTGTTCACCAGTGCCCCTACTAGATGCAGCAGTCACCAAAGGCACAGAGGAGAGGCCACCCAGTCACCGGAGGAGCCCGCCGGcagggacgacggcgacggcaccgGCCGGTCACGGAGAGGACAAGGACAGGCCCAGGCTGAGCTGAGTGCCAGCCATGTTCTCAAGGAGcggcagaggagggagaagctCAATGAGAGGTTCATTATCCTCCGGTCGCTTGTGCCGTTCGTGACGAAG ATGGACAGGGCGTCGATCCTGGGCGACACGATCGAGTACGTGAAACAGCTGCGGCGACGCATCCAGGACCTGGAGTCATCACGAGCCTCGAAGGAGAAGAGAGCTCAGAGCACGAGCTCGGCGACAATGGCGGAGGCGTGGAGTAAGGTGAGAGCCGTGGAAgcgagcagcagctgcagcaccagcggcggcggcggcggcgcgggcaggcCGGCGTCGGTGGCGAGCACGGAGGTGCAGGTGTCCATCATCGAGAGCGACGCGCTGGTGGAGCTCCGGTGCCCGCGCAGGGACGGGCTCCTGCTCCGGGTCATGCAGGCGCTGCACCGGGAGCTCGGGCTGGAGGTCACCTCCGTCCAGGCCTCGTCGGCCGGCGACGTCCTGCTCGTGGAGCTGCGCGCAAAG GTGAAGGAGGTGCATGGGGGGAGGAGCACCATCAACGAAGTGAAGAGAACGATCCATCTAATCATCTCATCGTCAGGCTAA